The genomic window TCCTGCTGGAGAACTCATAGTAGAACTCTTTTACAGGAACGGTTTTGAACTCTCCAAGGAACAAGTAGAAAAATTTGAGATTTATCTACAGGAGCTAAAAAGATGGAACAGGGTCCATAACCTTACCGCTATAGAGGACGAAAAAGAAATAGTCCTAAGACATTTTGTGGATTCGCTGACCGTTAGCTTGTGTTTAAGAGAAAAAGCTATACAGATAGATGGTCTTTCTGTGTGTGATGTGGGGAGTGGAGCTGGTTTTCCGGGAGTGCCTCTTAAGATATACTACGGGGACAGTATAAACCTAACTTTGATTGAGGCTGTGGCAAAGAAATGTTCCTTTTTAGAGTATCTCAAGACAAAACTCGGAATTGAATACAAAGTATTATGTAAGGAGGCCCAGAAGGTTCAAGAGAACTTTGACCTTGTGGTTAGCAGAGCCCTTGGAAAAACTGAAAAGATACTACCTCTGCTCCAAAGGCTATCCAATAGATACATAGTGATTATGAGGGGAGCGGAACCTCTTGAAGGATACGACCACTGCAGGATAGAGCTTACAGACATTAAGAGCTACATCCTTTTTCTCGCAAAAACCAGATAGCCTGTATGGGCGGTCATAGTGTCCTGAGGTCTAAGGCGGTCTGGGTTAGGCTTGTAGGGTCTGTGAAGTATCTCCAAAACTTCCACATTGCAAAATAGGTTTTCCATTGACTTAAGGAGGTTGCTTACTTGGTTTGTTGTAGGAAGGATAGTGGCAAAGGGTGCACCAAACCTCAGGACTTTCCAAACCTTTTGTATATATAAGGTTGGTTCCTTCACATCCACAAAGACCGCATCAAAGAAGTTTTCCTCAACATCTGCAGACATAAAGTCAAGGTTTTCAAGCTTCACATTCTTGCAAAGACCGAACTTTTCCCAATTCTTTTTTGCAAGCTTATAAAACTCTTCCCTTACTTCATAAGCCCAGACCTCACCTACCAACTGAGAAAAAACCGCAGTGGATGCACCACTTCCTACA from Hydrogenobacter sp. T-8 includes these protein-coding regions:
- the rsmG gene encoding 16S rRNA (guanine(527)-N(7))-methyltransferase RsmG, which produces MYLQELKRWNRVHNLTAIEDEKEIVLRHFVDSLTVSLCLREKAIQIDGLSVCDVGSGAGFPGVPLKIYYGDSINLTLIEAVAKKCSFLEYLKTKLGIEYKVLCKEAQKVQENFDLVVSRALGKTEKILPLLQRLSNRYIVIMRGAEPLEGYDHCRIELTDIKSYILFLAKTR
- a CDS encoding tRNA (adenine-N1)-methyltransferase translates to MNFREGDYILLVCEDRRYLKALTKDFSLNYKERVIRFEDIVGREPGCFINGFYVLNPTLEEMILLGFQRKTQIVYPKDSFYIAFKLGLSKDKRLLEFGVGSGASTAVFSQLVGEVWAYEVREEFYKLAKKNWEKFGLCKNVKLENLDFMSADVEENFFDAVFVDVKEPTLYIQKVWKVLRFGAPFATILPTTNQVSNLLKSMENLFCNVEVLEILHRPYKPNPDRLRPQDTMTAHTGYLVFARKRM